In a single window of the Branchiostoma floridae strain S238N-H82 chromosome 2, Bfl_VNyyK, whole genome shotgun sequence genome:
- the LOC118409744 gene encoding caspase-2-like: MSHGEEGVIFGTDGVPVQLDEIFSMFDNKNCLRLKGKPKLFFIQACRGSKVDKDEPDGPEPAVKVNLKREIRNLLHLPEDESDGPLQDSQTTRTDMLCGYATQPGYKSFRNRENGSWFIQDITKVFMEHAKDKSLREMMQNVIEDVSKRTAFCPGTPDHGGKEKAEFDHSLLKPLYFFPGL, from the exons ATGTCACATGGGGAGGAAGGCGTCATCTTCGGAACCGACGGCGTCCCCGTGCAGCTGGACGAAATCTTCAGCATGTTTGACAACAAGAACTGCCTTCGTCTGAAGGGGAAACCAAAGTTGTTCTTCATCCAAGCTTGCCGTGGAT CGAAGGTTGACAAAGACGAACCGGACGGCCCAGAGCCTGCCGTTAAGGTCAACCTTAAGCGCGAGATCAGAAACCTCCTGCACCTCCCCGAGGATGAGAGCGATGGGCCACTGCAAGACTCACAGACAACCAGGACCGACATGCTCTGTGGGTACGCCACACAACCAG GGTATAAGTCATTCAGGAACAGGGAGAATGGCAGTTGGTTCATCCAGGACATCACCAAGGTGTTCATGGAGCACGCCAAGGACAAGAGTCTGAGGGAGATGATGCAAAAC GTGATCGAGGACGTGTCCAAGCGAACAGCATTTTGCCCAGGTACACCTGACCACGGGGGCAAGGAAAAGGCCGAGTTTGATCACAGTCTGCTCAAGCCTCTGTACTTCTTTCCTGGCTTGTAA
- the LOC118409153 gene encoding zonadhesin-like: MAFHEGTVPELLCESTQAYSDACVEKGVPQPSWRTDSFCPMQCPAMSEYTQCVSPCPATCADLQAAEKCSPAEPCAEGCRCLVGFVLSGDVCVPADACGCFTEGRYHSLNEEWSEGDQLCWCGQSRDIRCVQMSNAPEETTFVNGTSEEAPPADKRWIVYSDTDKTIHKSKYFISDTFPYVVQLNQPLYVQVQVLTPDQDLQLFAENCMATPSANILDPMSYTFISDGCPVDSTFLSLFSSSQKQERFSINSFAFVEDYPEVYLHCTVMVCNSTDPTSRCAQGCLPPPVRHRRADLGAEPRYNVYKGPILNPGYKRPSDMDVAEEVEDNRGARVPPGVVTSLVIAVGLLLCAVVTLVGVIAYMRMRTVRKELYMALPTDDLE, encoded by the exons ATGGCCTTCCACGAGGGGACGGTTCCCGAACTGCTTTGCGAGAGCACCCAAGCTTACTCCGACGCATGCGTAGAGAAGGGTGTGCCTCAACCGAGCTGGAGGACCGATTCATTCTGTC CCATGCAGTGCCCGGCGATGTCTGAGTACACCCAGTGCGTCAGCCCGTGCCCCGCCACCTGTGCAGACCTGCAGGCGGCCGAGAAGTGCAGCCCTGCCGAGCCGTGTGCGGAAGGGTGCCGGTGTCTGGTCGGGTTCGTCCTGAGCGGGGACGTCTGTGTTCCAGCCGATGCGTGCGGCTGTTTTACCGAAGGGCGATACCACAGT TTGAACGAAGAGTGGTCGGAGGGTGATCAGCTGTGCTGGTGCGGCCAGAGCCGGGACATCAGATGTGTGCAGATGT CCAATGCTCCTGAAGAGACCACCTTTGTTAACGGAACAAGTGAAGAAGCGCCACCTGCCGAT AAGCGGTGGATCGTATACTCAGAcactgataaaactattcacaaATCTAAATATTTTATCTCAGACACCTTCCCGTACGTGGTGCAGCTGAACCAGCCGCTGTACGTGCAGGTCCAGGTCCTGACTCCCGACCAGGATCTTCAGCTGTTCGCGGAAAACTGCATGGCCACTCCGTCAGCCAACATACTGGACCCCATGTCTTACACATTCATCAGCGATGG ATGCCCAGTAGACAGCACTTTTCTGTCACTCTTCTCAAGCAGCCAGAAACAGGAGCGCTTCAGTATCAACTCCTTTGCTTTCGTCGAGGACTACCCTGAG GTGTACTTGCACTGCACAGTGATGGTGTGTAACTCCACCGACCCGACCTCCCGGTGCGCTCAGGGTTGCCTGCCGCCTCCAGTCCGACACAGGAGGGCTGATCTCGGTGCCGAGCCGCGGTACAACGTGTACAAGGGTCCCATTCTGAACCCTGGGTACAAGCGACCAAGTGACATGG ACGTTGCAGAAGAAGTTGAGGATAACCGTGGAGCCCGGGTTCCTCCCGGTGTCGTGACGTCACTGGTTATTGCTGTTGGACTGCTGCTGTGTGCTGTCGTCACTTTGGTGGGCGTCATCGCCTACATGCGCATGCGCACAGTCCGCAAGGAGCTCTACATGGCTCTGCCGACTGATGACCTGGAGTGA
- the LOC118409712 gene encoding uncharacterized protein LOC118409712, translating to MLEFNDKQNYSGIIALTSTQQSLHLEWSQQGNVCEKLRSQRSKLRANIATSHQQEKLLGLCEKPLLRSDSNMASPYGPSLGLISLLAIWLVVASLTATVAGSESTDPYVTLGCWRDTADRAIPTLEGTDPRLDNRYYPARQNPIEKCYLVAFDRGFRVFAVQDDGACMGSADAHNTYKKYGPSTACAADGEGGPWANEVYQITANVPEETTTFVNGTSETAPPTDVSNTTTAPVQHETVASVTSAVPEATIMTASRAQTGEPISTKASITSAAEDEGSESVDPYVSLGCWRDTADRAIPVLEGTDPRLDNRYYPARQNPIEKCYLVAFDRGFRVFAVQDDGQCFGSANAHNTYKKYGPSTACAADGEGGPWANEVYQITAPFEDICLGTTTCDRSAGASCRAWGDPHYISFDGTRTDFMGTCTYTLAERTEEPAFRVAAKNEHRYGRTHVSYISRVTVEVYAHRITVSRNNRVSVRRTPIFIFLALKDSRDYHQSFLIT from the exons atgctGGAGTTTAATGACAAGCAGAACTACTCAGGAATCATTGCGCTCACCTCTACCCAACAATCGTTGCACTTGGAATGGTCCCAACAAGGAAACGTTTGCGAAAAACTTCGTTCGCAACGGTCAAAACTCAGAGCTAACATCGCAACGAGTCATCAACAAGAAAAACTTCTTGGTCTCTGTGAGAAACCTCTACTACGTTCCGACAGCAATATGGCCTCGCCGTATGGGCCAAGTTTAGGCCTAATATCTCTCTTAGCAATCTGGCTGGTAGTGGCATCTTTGACAGCAACCGTTGCAG GAAGCGAGAGTACTGACCCGTACGTCACCCTGGGTTGCTGGAGGGACACTGCTGACCGCGCCATTCCGACACTCGAGGGGACAGATCCACGCCTGGATAACAGATATTACCCGGCCCGTCAAAACCCCATAGAAAAGTGTTACCTGGTCGCCTTTGATCGCGGATTTCGCGTGTTTGCTGTACAAGATGACGGGGCATGTATGGGGTCTGCTGATGCCCACAACACCTACAAGAAGTACGGACCCTCTACAGCCTGTGCAGCGGACGGCGAAGGGGGGCCTTGGGCGAACGAGGTCTACCAGATTACAG CTAACGTACCCGAAGAAACCACCACTTTTGTCAACGGAACAAGTGAAACAGCGCCCCCTACCGATGTCTCGAACACCACAACAGCACCTGTACAGCATGAGACAGTCGCAAGTGTTACGTCAGCTGTGCCGGAAGCAACCATCATGACAGCATCGAGGGCACAAACGGGGGAACCGATCTCTACCAAGGCGTCAATAACGTCAGCTGCAGAAGACGAAG GAAGCGAGAGTGTTGACCCGTATGTCAGTTTGGGTTGCTGGAGGGACACTGCTGACCGCGCCATCCCGGTACTCGAGGGGACAGATCCACGCCTAGATAACAGATATTACCCGGCCCGTCAAAACCCCATAGAGAAGTGTTACCTGGTCGCCTTTGATCGCGGATTTCGCGTGTTTGCTGTACAAGATGACGGCCAGTGTTTCGGATCCGCTAATGCCCACAACACCTACAAGAAGTACGGACCCTCTACAGCCTGTGCAGCGGACGGCGAAGGGGGGCCTTGGGCCAATGAGGTCTACCAGATTACAG CTCCCTTTGAGGATATCTGCCTGGGTACCACTACTTGCGACAGATCAG CTGGGGCATCCTGTCGTGCCTGGGGAGACCCTCACTACATCTCGTTTGACGGGACGAGAACAGACTTCATGGGGACCTGCACCTACACACTGGCGGAGAGGACGGAAGAACCGGCCTTCAGGGTGGCGGCTAAGAACGAGCACAG GTACGGGCGGACCCACGTGTCGTACATTAGCAGGGTCACTGTGGAGGTGTACGCACATAGGATCACCGTGTCCAGAAACAACCGGGTTTCGGTAAGACGAACACCAATCTTCATTTTTCTGGCATTAAAAGATTCACGTGATTATCATCAAAGCT ttTTGATAACCTAG
- the LOC118409739 gene encoding CUB and zona pellucida-like domain-containing protein 1 — translation MTNSTVPGVPSEKPIVTMATVPSVVEGGGEAFAMLECTGEYMQIVFSRSHLPGFDTGNLHLIDPSCKATGNATHIILTAPFEGCGTVKTDTESEIIYFNKVLSTDNDGVAFITRIRELEVPFECRMDSRDTLSAMFSPQIEKIFFFRSAHGKYNFDMQLFTSAGFQQQIDTFPYVVQLNQPLYVQVQVLTPDQDLQLFAESCMATPSANILDPMSYTFISDG, via the exons ATGACGAACTCCACAGTACCCGGGGTACCCTCCGAGAAGCCGATTGTCACCATGGCGACTGTACCTTCGGTCGTAGAAGGAGGCGGCGAAG CCTTCGCCATGTTGGAGTGCACGGGAGAGTACATGCAGATCGTGTTCAGCCGATCGCACCTTCCCGGCTTCGATACGGGCAACCTGCATCTCATAGACCCATCATGCAAAGCGACCGGAAACGCCACGCACATCATCCTGACTGCTCCATTCGAGGGATGTGGAACTGTCAAGACG GACACTGAATCAGAGATCATCTACTTCAACAAGGTCCTCAGCACCGACAACGATGGCGTCGCCTTCATCACTCGCATCCGGGAACTCGAGGTGCCGTTCGAATGCCGCATGGACTCACGGGATACCTTGAGCGCCATGTTCAGTCCGCAGATTGAGAAGATCTTCTTCTTCAGGTCGGCTCATGGGAAGTACAACTTTGACATGCAGCTGTTCACGTCAGCCGGCTTCCAGCAGCAAATAG ACACCTTCCCGTACGTGGTGCAGCTGAACCAGCCGCTGTACGTGCAGGTCCAGGTCCTGACTCCCGACCAGGATCTTCAGCTGTTCGCGGAAAGCTGCATGGCCACTCCGTCAGCCAACATACTGGACCCCATGTCTTACACATTCATCAGCGATGGGTAG
- the LOC118409154 gene encoding tolloid-like protein 1, whose translation MVLLTGNSDADSVVEHLFTGRIQAQRIKVTPLQFHLRPCLRIEIIGCAFIHGENVALTNSVTEGYIMSPNYPSNYPTEMDSNWIITAPSVIQLDFVDTFDIEYGPNCPYDYVRVIDGLLSTSPVLGTFCGTELPPIVRATGNAMTVQLHSDYSVPRTGFKAKYSIAIPCPPLTAPASGALSPVGPHYHPDVVTVTCNQGYVLDGDSDLTCQADACLHGEYLALTDSVTEGYIMSPNYPGNYPERTDCSWTITAPSVIQLEFVGTFDIEFYQGLNCDYDWVKVYDGRISPSSLLGTFCGIDLPPTVRTVGNVMTVQFHTDYSERRAGFRAKYSIGK comes from the exons ATGGTTTTG CTTACCGGAAACTCTGACGCAGACAGTGTGGTAGAACACCTGTTCACAGGTCGGATCCAGGCACAGCGCATCAAAGTCACACCTTTACAGTTTCACTTGCGGCCCTGTCTCCGGATCGAAATCATTGGATGTG CTTTTATTCACGGCGAAAACGTGGCTCTCACCAACTCAGTAACAGAAGGGTACATCATGTCACCCAACTACCCGAGCAACTACCCAACTGAAATGGACTCTAATTGGATAATCACTGCGCCATCGGTCATCCAACTGGACTTTGTTGATACTTTTGACATTGAATATGGCCCTAA TTGCCCGTACGATTATGTGAGAGTCATCGATGGATTATTGAGCACTTCTCCCGTTTTGGGCACATTCTGCGGAACCGAACTCCCTCCAATCGTGAGGGCGACCGGCAACGCCATGACAGTTCAGCTCCATTCGGACTACAGTGTGCCACGTACAGGCTTCAAGGCCAAGTACAGCATCG CTATACCATGCCCTCCCCTGACGGCCCCAGCGAGTGGAGCTCTGAGTCCAGTCGGACCGCACTACCACCCGGACGTGGTCACGGTCACCTGTAACCAGGGTTATGTGCTTGATGGAGACTCTGAtttgacgtgccaagctgacg CTTGTCTTCACGGCGAGTACCTGGCTCTCACAGACTCAGTAACAGAAGGGTACATCATGTCACCCAACTACCCTGGCAACTACCCAGAGAGAACGGACTGTTCTTGGACAATCACCGCACCATCAGTCATCCAGCTGGAGTTTGTGGGGACGTTTGACATTGAGTTCTATcaggg TTTAAATTGCGACTACGATTGGGTAAAAGTCTACGATGGACGAATCAGTCCTTCCTCCCTCTTGGGCACATTCTGTGGAATCGACCTTCCTCCGACCGTACGGACTGTCGGTAACGTCATGACAGTTCAGTTCCACACAGACTACAGTGAGCGACGTGCAGGGTTCAGGGCCAAGTACAGCATCGGTAAATAG
- the LOC118409724 gene encoding MAM and LDL-receptor class A domain-containing protein 1-like, giving the protein MMTDTCHRSVMMSVWVCLCLILTWAAVFVSSQVPFASNCNFDGEFLCGFVQQSVGDDFDWEVGSGAVDALGLSGDHTGGGSYAYFNTTGKTRSQTAILRSMQLASVTPHCLTFYFYMAGADVGSLAVLQQRVGEQQRTELWSAEGDQGHGWKRAKVDVTSPLDGGTPMAYRINFDAVVGSGQLGLIAIDDVVFVNGSCDSDGCNVPLGMESGWITDDQITASSADVDFPTSSARLHGNDCWIPSIPQSSWLQVEFATTMILTGIRTQGFRTGWITKYKIEYSETLSSTWITCNAFITTDQVMHILLFDSEYLRLKCHIDHQCDKNKYERL; this is encoded by the exons ATGATGACTGACACCTGTCATAGGTCCGTGATGATGAGCGTCTGGGTTTGCCTGTGTCTGATACTCACCTGGGCCGCTGTGTTCGTCAGTTCGCAGGTACCGTTCGCCAGCAACTGTAACTTCGATGGGGAGTTTCTGTGCGGATTCGTTCAGCAAAGCGTTGGTGATGACTTCGACTGGGAAGTCGGCTCGGGTGCAGTTGATGCTCTCGGACTGAGCGGTGATCACACTGGAGGGG GGAGTTATGCTTACTTCAACACCACCGGCAAGACTAGGTCCCAAACCGCCATCCTGCGGTCCATGCAGCTCGCGTCCGTCACGCCCCACTGTCTGACTTTCTACTTCTACATGGCTGGGGCTGACGTCGGTTCTCTGGCGGTTCTACAGCAGCGAGTCGGCGAG CAACAACGAACTGAGCTGTGGTCGGCTGAAGGAGACCAGGGACACGGGTGGAAACGCGCCAAGGTTGACGTCACGTCTCCACTGGACGGTGGCACACCGATGGCCTATAGG ATCAACTTTGACGCAGTGGTCGGGTCTGGACAGCTGGGACTGATCGCCATAGATGACGTCGTCTTTGTCAACGGGTCGTGTGACAGTGACG GTTGTAACGTACCGCTTGGTATGGAGAGTGGGTGGATAACAGACGACCAGATCACCGCATCGTCAGCCGACGTGGATTTCCCGACATCCTCTGCGCGTCTCCATGGTAACGATTGCTGGATACCTTCCATTCCTCAGAGTTCCTGGCTGCAAGTGGAGTTCGCCACTACTATGATCTTAACTGGCATCAG AACCCAAGGCTTTAGGACCGGATGGATAACCAAGTATAAGATCGAGTACTCCGAAACGCTGTCTTCAACATGGATAACATGCAACGCATTCATAACAACAGACCAGGTGATGCATATTTTACTCTTCGATTCAGAATATCTTCGACTGAAATGCCATATAGATCACCAGTGTGATAAGAACAAATATGAAAGGCTGTAA